The DNA segment CATCATTTATGTGAACAAcgatattttgaaatttctttCTATGCAGATCGTCAATGAAGTAATCCATTGACCTTTCTAAGGTCTTCAGACTCATGATCTGTACCTGGCaagaaaaatcaatttctaatctttcttcatattttttagcTAATCCATCTCTTCCTATCGAAGATGCATCATTTGCTAATATCAATACGTTCCTGGCAGAATTAGAAAGTCTCTCAGATTCGTGATCATCAGATGGAAGATCAAAATGATTAGCAGAGAGAAGTTTACACGAGGTTTCCAATGCTTTTAATATAATCTTATCATTATCTGAGAAAATCTCCTCATTGGTTATCTCCAGTTCTTCTATTATCTCCCGCCAGCCACAccattcattatttattagaCCTATATATTTGCCGGCTTCACTGATAATACCATCACCATCTTGTCCTAAGATTACCAATCCAAATTTATCGTCCGCATTCAACTTCGATAAAATGCCGTTTAGCATTTCAGTGAGCCGTTTCTTGTATTCAGTGATATCTCCTTTTGTAGAGACATTAATACAGACTATCAACTGAAGAGTTGTGTCATTATAATTCACAAGCCACTCCTTCCTCGCATCACCTCTAGCTTTAAGTTCAACCAAGTTTTTCTGTAAATCTTGCGATAATATGTCGAGGGCATTATGTGTTATAAATTGAGGTGGGATTTCTATGTGCTTTCCagcattttcaatataatatttccATTTGAGAGCAGTAGGGTTGATTTCATCTGTTAATGATTCACTATtactgttattattattactgctattactattactattattacatCCTTcatcaaaacaaaaatatatttctgGTACCGAAGTACTCATTAGATCCATGATGACAGTGTCGTGATTTAACATTTTAGCCTGGAAAATCTGAGAAACAGGTAACTTACCTGACACTTTCATTTCAAAGTTATCAAATAAGATCAAATATTTAGTAAAATAGAGTACTGTAATCTTTGAATTCCAATTTTCTCCATCTTTAGAATATTTGACCTTATCAAACATAAGAAGTTCGCCATATGTTTCACGGAGATTTAATTGAGCTGTCACTTGCTTAACAATATCATCTTTTAGCTCATTAGTTGCCTCATCACTATATAGTAtgtcttcttcttcactATCACCGAGGCTATCATTAAATTGTAActttaatttgaaattatctGGAGTTTCAATTAGTTTTAAATCTACGTCTTTTTCTTGTCTGTCCTCAGTAATATCGAGAAGTTGATAGGTAGAAGGGTCTTCTGAATAATCTTTTATGACGCCTTTGATTAGATTAAACATAAATTGAGTGTCATCAGTGCCAGTTAGAATAGAGTTTCTCACAGTAGAATTAGCACTGATAAAACCATTAGTTGTAATATCGGCGgtttgaattaattgatcATATGGAGTCTGTAgtgaaattgaattattagtaGGTGTTGTTGGATTTAACCATTGCTTTTTAATAGAAGTAGTAGACATTGGTACATTAAATGTTGGTGATTCTGCTATCAATGAATTCGAAACTAGTTTCTCCATaacatcttcatcttttgGTAGAGAAGCTTCTAAACAAAAAGAACACTGAGGTGTTTTAGTTGATTTGCTGGTACTTGTAAAAACAGAGTTATAACATTCGTAATGAGAAACATGACCACAATCAAGTTCAATAACCTTTTCTCCGTTAAGCTTTAAACTCATACACTCTTCACAAATCGAACAATTTTGGACCTTAACAGCTTCAGAACGATTGGAAAAATTCCTACTACTACTTCTCTTAGCATTGAGTAAAAGAGTTGGTGATTCATCGGACATGAATTGGAGATCATCATCACCACCTATCACCATTTGATCAACACTTGTTATTTTTGTAGGCTCAAATAATCCTTTCAGTAAATTGCTATTCAATGGAGTAATGCCTTCGATTTTTTTACTGTTAGTAGTAAACATTAATGGTATTGGTGACAATAAGTTAACTGATTGCTGTGGTTGTGGACTAGATGTCAATGggttatatttttttattgacttttttttatttgtcGATAAGTCGATTTTAAAGTCATTATTCAACTTTAAGGGAGGAGGTTTGTTAAGTTTCTTTGATTTTACACTTGAAGGTGGTGTTAATGGTTTTGGCgttgttattttattcaaatttttattaggAGATTTTCTAATTACCTTTCCTGAAAGGCCCTTCATGAACTTTTGCTTATTAGAGCCAAAGACATCATGATGTATACTTGGAGGTGTATGCAAAACTTTTTCAGAGTTATTGGAAGCTCTACTTGGAgttcttaaaatattcattatgaaaaaatttGGCTTCTTGTTTGGTTACTCTAGTATGTATCTATCGATATCATATCTCATTTTGAAGTATTACTGGCTATCAGATTACCTCTTGccttttatatttcaagGCATTAActcatttatatattagaCTTATGAAGCTAAACGAAAATCGCAGCAATTTCTTATCTGGGAAGTATTAATATAACCCGTGAAACAATGGAAATCTCTACTATCCTTTCATTTTGCGGTGCACTAAAAGAGATGAGTtattaaaacattaaaataacATTTCAGTTTACTAGTGTCATTAAGTCAATAGTTTATAATTATACTCTATATTGTTACAATGGTCGCCTTATGCATGTATATTCTTTCATATCCGAAACTATAACTTTTCCTAATGGGACAATATTTTGACAAATCTGAAACATGGAAAATACATATAAGGAaaaaactatatatatttgaaacattataaagaaaagaagGCACCCAACTAGATGGTTACCTGGTaggaaaatattaacataTTCCTATGACTGTCGAAATGCTTGTTAATTGATTGCAACGGTTGCGTAAATTTACTAATTGGTTTCATATAAAGTATACTGCTCTTATGTAGGTAAATGTGTTATATACGAGCGTAGTTAGACGAATTGGAATAAATGGAAGATTTTATATAGTCGAAGGCAAGCATGTTGTCCGTATGTTGTCTATACATCTAAATCTCTTTATGAATATCTTCCTCTTGTGTGCTGGCAAAGGATTTTAATTATCAAAGGTTTAAATACATTTTTTATGATATCAGAACACATTATATTAACCAACAATATCCAGTATTATTATGTTATTTGACTTCAACAACACGACAAGCATCatagaatattattatatactttTGTGTATTTACTAGTAAAAAGTTTCATCgttgtatttttaatgGGTGCAGTAATTTGGACAAGGTCCTTTATATTAAGTAAACCATTGCTTTTTTTCAATCAACGATTGCAGATTAACGAAGAAAAAAATCCTTATTTATCACCAGCGATAGAAGTGATAATGTCCCGAACGGATGCTTTGCTAGCTGTTACTGATTCTCCCAATTGACTTGTACCCTTCTCTTTGTATGTGCTAACTGCAGGAATATttgcttttatttttgttatctTCGTTCCATAAGCTCTAGGCtctaatttcaataatgtATGTAAAGGAATTGACATCCATGGAGATTCCTCCTGTGGAACATTCATATAATAGGCATATATACATCTT comes from the Tetrapisispora phaffii CBS 4417 chromosome 1, complete genome genome and includes:
- the FAR1 gene encoding cyclin-dependent protein serine/threonine kinase inhibiting protein FAR1 (similar to Saccharomyces cerevisiae FAR1 (YJL157C); ancestral locus Anc_1.190), whose product is MNILRTPSRASNNSEKVLHTPPSIHHDVFGSNKQKFMKGLSGKVIRKSPNKNLNKITTPKPLTPPSSVKSKKLNKPPPLKLNNDFKIDLSTNKKKSIKKYNPLTSSPQPQQSVNLLSPIPLMFTTNSKKIEGITPLNSNLLKGLFEPTKITSVDQMVIGGDDDLQFMSDESPTLLLNAKRSSSRNFSNRSEAVKVQNCSICEECMSLKLNGEKVIELDCGHVSHYECYNSVFTSTSKSTKTPQCSFCLEASLPKDEDVMEKLVSNSLIAESPTFNVPMSTTSIKKQWLNPTTPTNNSISLQTPYDQLIQTADITTNGFISANSTVRNSILTGTDDTQFMFNLIKGVIKDYSEDPSTYQLLDITEDRQEKDVDLKLIETPDNFKLKLQFNDSLGDSEEEDILYSDEATNELKDDIVKQVTAQLNLRETYGELLMFDKVKYSKDGENWNSKITVLYFTKYLILFDNFEMKVSGKLPVSQIFQAKMLNHDTVIMDLMSTSVPEIYFCFDEGCNNSNSNSSNNNNSNSESLTDEINPTALKWKYYIENAGKHIEIPPQFITHNALDILSQDLQKNLVELKARGDARKEWLVNYNDTTLQLIVCINVSTKGDITEYKKRLTEMLNGILSKLNADDKFGLVILGQDGDGIISEAGKYIGLINNEWCGWREIIEELEITNEEIFSDNDKIILKALETSCKLLSANHFDLPSDDHESERLSNSARNVLILANDASSIGRDGLAKKYEERLEIDFSCQVQIMSLKTLERSMDYFIDDLHRKKFQNIVVHINDGKTFRFGNMSSGEIKYCKYEIANISDLITDRKVILTWFDLDQMRTIKVQKNLTITSTA